The window atatgttttttttttttttgatgaagccatcaaaaaataaatatacctaGTCATTGATCTAAGATATTAAGCCTGAGCTAAAAAATCTGTTTACAGTAGTGGTTCTCATTTTGGGGTGGTTTTGTCCCGTGGGGGGACATTTGATGATATCTAAGGACGTGTTTGTCACAactggaggggaggggctgggacaggcatccagtgggcagaggccaggataccctaaacatcctacaacacacaggacagccccccTCAACAGAGACTCATGTGGCCCCAAATGTCAACTGTGCTGGGACTGAGACACCCTGGACTAGAAGAAGCATGTGCCTCGTGTACTGTTTTTGTAAGAGTGAAGCAGTgaaaacaacttaagtgtccaaaACAGAAGACTAGCTGAATAAATGACGAATGATTCATCCATACAAGACAGTTGTTAAAAGGAATGTTGCAGAAGAATAATTATTGTGACAAAATATTCTGTGGATAAAGCTTACTGAACTGTATATGCAGTATGAGCCCACATTTTAAAGGGCTACATACACAGCTGAGGGTGTAAATAGGTGGTTTATCTCTGAATGTAGCAttctgtattttattcttctttgtgTTTATAATTAAACATTACTTTTTCTCCAATGAACATCTTACTAATATTAGAATATTACAATTTTAATACAAATTGGGTACCACAGCAGTTGATAACTTTCGagagaaaaatataacaaaatgtttGAAACTAAACCTTATAAACTtcaaaacactgatttttttcattgcatTCATCTAATATTTCAACTAGCTACTTCCTTAGTACCAGTCACATCAAATAATTTTCCCCATAAATGCTGGGCcatattttgccttttcctattctttttctaTAGTCAGGAAGTCTAAGAATGGAGGTACCACAATCACAAATGTACTTCCCAAGTATTCCACCGCTGAATTTCTGGCCGTCTTTTGAGCACTTGTTGTTCGTTCAATCTTCCTGTTGTGTCCAAcccttcatgaccccatggactgcagcacgccaggcttccctgtccttcaccatctcctggtgtttgctcagactcatgtccctttTGAGCACTAGTAAAACCTGAATGCAGCTGTAAGCTTCCTCTGAAGATGTATACTCGGTACTAATACAGTTGTGGTTGATCACTACCAGGGGAGTTTAGGCAattatatttttgtctatttatgGCTGTTAGCCAtgcccagatggtgctagtggtaaagaacccacctgccaatgcaggagacacaggtgactttggttcaatccctggattgggaagatcccctggggaagaagaTGGtaagcctggagaattccagtattcttgcctggagaatcccatggacagaggaacttggtgggctacagttcacagggtcacaaagagtcagacatgactgagtgactgagcatgagcccTGCCAAGACATGAAAGCCCAAAGTTATGAAGTCTCATTAAGATTACAACTAGTAAAACAAGAAAGCAGGTTTTTGGATTTTCTGCTGCAAATTCCATTAATAAAGTCTTTACAGCCAatggatgacattttaaaataactgaactgaaaaatgtccAAATTTTAACACTTAAATTACTTGTTAAATGGAAGCAAAATCTAGAACATATTCTTTGTGAGCCAAAGATAGCCAGGTATTAGCTGTGCCCCATTATCCAGGAAAAAGTGAATGAGATTATTTGATCTGTTTCAAGTATAATTTCCCTCCAAGGAACAGAAGAGAAAGGCTCAAGAAAGGCCCCGAACTGGAAGGATTAGATTTGAGTCCGAGCGAATCACTCTTATGCACTCAGGTTCACCTGCAAAATAATAGGAGGTTATTGACCCTCACTTCTGCCCTGTATCAAAACCCAGCTCACCCATTTCGGCCTGCGTAACCACTCCATCATCTGTAAGCACGTGTGTCCTCCTGGCCACCAGGTCAGCCGACCACTCACCGGGTGTCCACTGTACTCTGTCCATATCTGACTATGAACAGACAGACGCTCAGTATTGGGGAGGTCCTCAGGCATCTCGGCCAACCTCACTTTATCCCGACAGAGGAGATTACACGCTTTTGAACTGAATCAGTTGGAGGGCTTGGGTGTCCAGGCGGGGGCCTTGGATGCACGACACGCCCCCAGATAAGCGGGCAGTGTGGGGAGCATTTGACCTTAGGTCCAGAGGGAAGAACTTCACTCACGTACTTTCTAGAAACAGACTGCAGATGCTTCTGCCGGCCTGAGAAGCCAGAGGATGAAATACCACAAAAGGATGTTCCAGGCTATGAAAAATAactgctaatttaaaaaaataacatgaccAGTCATTTTTCCTGATATCCATGTGAGTTGTGCTCAGAAAAGCTACCGCTTCACAGAGTACCAGTGATTGGGTTTCTACGGGCAGTGGACTTTGCAGCATAGAAGCCGCAAACACGGAGGCCAGCGGTCTGCACACCAAGCGGGGGAGCTTGTGGGGTTTTAGGTCAggtcctggaagatgatgctgtgaaagtgctgcactcaatatgccagcaaattcagaaaactcagcagtggccacaggactggaaaaggtcagttttcattccaatcccaaagaaaggcaatgccaaagaatgctcaaactaccacacaattgcactcatctcacatgctagtaaagtaatgctcaaaattctccaagccaggcttcagcaatacgtgaaccgtgaacttccagatgttcaagctggttttataacaggcagaggaaccagagatcaaattgccaacatcttctggatcatggaaaaagcaagagagttccagaaaaacatctatttctgctttattgactatgccaaagcctttgactgtatggatcacaataaactgtagaaaattcttcaagagatgggaataccagaccacctgacctgcctcttgagaaacctatatgcaggtcaggaagcaacagttagaactggacatggaacaacagactggttccaaataggaaaaggagtacgtcaagcaaggctgtatattgtcaccctgcttatttaacttatatgcagagtacattatgagagacgctgggctggaagaagcacaagctggaatcaagattacggagaaaaatatcaataaccttagatatgcagatgacaccacccttatggcagaaagtgaagcggaactaaaaagcttcttgatgaaagtgaaagaggagagtgaaaaagttggctcaaagctcaatattcagaaaatgaagatcatggcatctggtcccatcacttcatgggaaatagatggggaaaaggtggaaacagtgtcagactttatttttttgggctccaaaatcactgcagatggtgactgcagccgtgaaattaaagcacgcttactccttggaaggaaagtcatgaccaatctagacagcatattcaaaagcagagacattacttggccaacataggtccgtctagtcaaggctatggtttttcctgtggtcatgtatggatgtgagagttggactgtgaagaaagctgagcacggaagaattgatgcttttgaactgtggtgttggagaagactgagagtgtgccttggactgcaaggagatccaaccagtccattctgaaggagatcagtcctgggatttctttggaaggaatgatgctaaagctgaaactccagtactttggccacctcatgcgaagagttgactcactggaaaagactgatgctgggagggattgggggcaggagaaaaaggggacgacagaggatgagatggttggatggcatcaccgactcgatggacatgagtttgggtgaactccgggagttggtgatggacagggagtcctggcgtgctgcaattcgtggggtcgcaaagagtcggacacgactgaacgactgaactgaactgtagtgtCCCCATCACCTCCGCCAGGTGCCCCCGAGGACGGCTCCGCCAGCACTCCACCTCCCGGCGCTCAGACTCCGCCTGGGCGACAGGGGGCGCGCGCAGCCACGCCTAGCCTGCTCCTTCGCGGGCGCCCCATCCCCAGTTCGCGCAGCCGCCTTAGAGCCCGCCAGACGATTCCTCTTCCGGGGCAGCGCGGAGAGGCGTGCGGGACCCGGATGCAAACGCGAGCGCGGCTATATAAGCGCCCCACAGGCCTCACGCCTGCCTCTTTGAGGAAGACGCGGTCGCGGCTGCTGCGGACTTTTGTTCCGCCCGCTCCTGCTCCTGACTCACCGCTGTTCGCTCTCGCCGAGGAACAAGTCGGTCAGGAAGCCACGCCGCAGCCATGGTGAGTCGGGGGCGTCCGGGTCGCGTCCTGGAGGAAGAttgggctggagggagggaacGGGACTCGTTTGTCCAGGGAATGGGCTTACGAGATGCCGCCAGGAACTGTGAAGGGTCCGAGCGCGCTGGTCCCCGGACTTGACAAGCTTCTTAAGGGTTTTTTATTCTCACTTGTGTGGTAACAGGCCTTTAAAGACACCGGCAAGACTCCCGTGGAGCCAGAGGTGGCCATTCACCGGATTAGGATCACCCTCACCAGCCGCAACGTGAAGTCTCTGGAGAAGGGTCAGTGCGGCGAATTCGGGGGTCTCGGGGCTTGTTCCTGAGCGAGGTCGGCTCTCAGGGGGGCCAGCGTCCTCTTTCAAAAGACTGAGTTAAGAGTGGTCCACACTTGGTGTGTGCCGTGTTGGCGGTGAGGAGAGAATTGCTGTGCTGACTTATGGTGATCGTCTTATACGCTATTCTGAGCCCGCGGCGGTTCGACTTTGAGCCGGCTCTTGTGCGTTAAGGGAACCAACTGAAGGATGCTTTTACTTCCCTGCAGTGTGTGCTGACCTGATCAGAGGCGCGAAGGAAAAGAATCTCAAAGTGAAAGGACCAGTTCGGATGCCTACCAAGGTGAGAGAGAGTGTCCTGGGCAGGAGGTGGAAGATGATAGTTGGAGAGAagatggagaaattagaaaacataaactaagtgaaatagcactgaatatgaaatagaaaaagtgaagcaAACTAGGTAAAAGGTTCTGTTACAGTCCGGTTgcttttaaacatggctgctcgtTAGAAACATCTGGAGCTTTGGCGAAAAAAAGCAATGTCtgggcatttatatttttaaaaaattccaagataattctgatgtgCAGTTGGATATCAGAAGTGTCCTAGGGAAGCACAACAGACCATAAACGCttggtttccattttttcttgttGCAGACTCTGAGAATAACTACGAGGAAAACTCCTTGTGGTGAAGGTTCTAAGACTTGGGATCGATTCCAAATGAGGATCCACAAGCGACTCATTGACCTGCACAGTCCTTCTGAAATTGTCAAGCAGATCACTTCCATCAGTATTGAGCCGGGAGTCGAGGTGGAAGTCACCATTGCCGATGCCTAAATCAACCTTTTTAATAAATCGATAATCAGTTGTTAAATTTTGTTGACTTTTATTTATAATACTGACAAGTCTTAGGAATAGAGTTGTGTTATGAAATTGATTACACCTTTTAAGTAGAATAATCAGAATTAGATGGATAGCCTGTGGTGGTTGACCCTGTTTCCATTGTAAGCTAGTTTACACGTGACAGCATTTGAAAATGGAATTGTGTTAACTGCCACATGAGATCTTGCTATTGATGAATATTGGGGTTTTTGAACATGTGTGTGGGTTTAACTTTGGAACTGTCAGCGGTTTCTGGGATGATTCTAATGTGACCAGCTGTGGTTAGAAACCTAGTGTGATAAAAGGCAAGGAACTCAAAAGCTAGGTCTTAATATCTGACCCTGCCATTTGTCATAACTCCTTTTAAACTTGGCAAATTTCAGTAAGTTGTGGAAACTTTTATAGATACTGGTGCCTTAATTTTAGAtaagaaaatataatacaataaaatataaaacagtccTAGTACTTAGATTTAGGTTATATCTATagaatgtgttttatatatactcCTTGGAATCACTTTTCACTTAATGTATATAAGTCATTCTGTATGAAGCTAAGTTAAGCATTTATATGTTTAGGGCTTAAAAGCACATCTTAGGTCAAATCCAAACCTCTATTACT of the Bubalus bubalis isolate 160015118507 breed Murrah chromosome 15, NDDB_SH_1, whole genome shotgun sequence genome contains:
- the RPS20 gene encoding 40S ribosomal protein S20, translated to MAFKDTGKTPVEPEVAIHRIRITLTSRNVKSLEKVCADLIRGAKEKNLKVKGPVRMPTKTLRITTRKTPCGEGSKTWDRFQMRIHKRLIDLHSPSEIVKQITSISIEPGVEVEVTIADA